A window of Argopecten irradians isolate NY chromosome 1, Ai_NY, whole genome shotgun sequence contains these coding sequences:
- the LOC138307809 gene encoding serine/arginine repetitive matrix protein 1-like isoform X1 codes for MRGAPSDVTGGELEFSESERVYGRGRIERQSETERRQAGNVESIGTVNLERLRQDGLRGRERSRQGTSMGYRDTRRVHSNRGGRVMTVPERRVVNHSTNRLGTENRVIVRNPDRRYVSGPPNRRHVSPSPERRRVSPSPERYYVRETVETKPQVETVDKEVETCCCGCVEVVDSLYCCTGVKMLRCTCLDSTDDEEEVKRETVKQTEQPKLEKQYLFYRTHDRAADYSDSYTDETESDTYDEIDTRRLVSRPRSATYEKRVMSRELENTTREYANVTRSSRLMSRPRSAEHARYVRKVQPVQTLRREQLAPTLPPRPPVYEREHHVSSKPPIIPPPLKPTQRHVGVQMTTKYVVEQPKRKLVRNMACQTVNIPSPPSTPSTSTYSSPAPSPVPKRVPSPDPTPEPSPRIISPPPSIRERTPSPEVEPLSPYEPAPIRGYKTAIINIQEPEIEPQEEVLVFSKPSPRIEILPSPPPPPPPPVTYSISRPEPNTVANSSNDPLYFSINVNSLPVKGTQPGVISLLNNTAPVHGQKGSFLPPKPHSSKRSPRSKKTVPEVDNVTSPDYFMYSTNPNGGDHNSPEHKPSPYIDLGNFTYPSNPYSTKYPNDSSKSRKNRKKPKLKQEPEILNVVDPVYYSVPTKYLHSKAATPPPVVYNIIKPEQHSAPEPEREANKVVEPSNVSLKSRTVKPVHKKKKEEALLRVFTKSATALFKVNPVPKGKSMMVRVGGGWMKVEHHRNHHIPLKVYEHNRDANRDKFLFIKSRFATKKKYVPIAYRKYREEIVRDPWDPSVKLT; via the exons CGTGAAAGGAGCCGACAAGGTACCAGTATGGGTTATCGGGATACTAGGAGGGTCCACTCCAACAGAGGAGGTAGGGTAATGACTGTCCCAGAACGAAGGGTTGTGAACCATTCTACAAACAGACTTGGTACGGAAAATAGAGTTATTGTCCGTAAtccggacagacgttacgtaagTGGTCCTCCGAACCGACGTCATGTTTCGCCGTCTCCGGAGAGACGTCGCGTGTCTCCGTCTCCCGAGCGTTATTATGTCCGGGAGACAGTAGAGACGAAACCACAGGTTGAGACAGTAGATAAAGAAGTGGAGACGTGTTGCTGTGGCTGTGTTGAGGTAGTAGACAGTCTTTATTGTTGTACCGGGGTCAAAATGCTCCGGTGCACGTGCCTGGATTCTACGGATGACGAGGAGGAGGTGAAACGGGAGACTGTTAAACAAACTGAGCAACCCAAATTAgagaaacaatatttattctaTCGGACACATGATCGTGCTGCGGATTATTCTGATTCCTATACGGATGAAACAGAATCGGACACTTACGACGAAATAGACACAAGGAGACTCGTATCTCGACCTCGCTCAGCAACATACGAAAAGCGCGTGATGTCACGTGAGTTAGAAAATACAACACGTGAGTATGCTAATGTGACTCGTTCATCCAGACTGATGTCAAGGCCACGATCTGCAGAGCACGCGCGGTATGTCAGGAAAGTACAACCCGTACAGACTCTCCGTCGGGAACAACTGGCACCGACACTTCCTCCTCGTCCTCCAGTCTACGAACGTGAACACCACGTATCCAGCAAACCTCCTATAATTCCACCTCCGCTAAAACCAACGCAGCGCCACGTCGGTGTTCAGATGACCACCAAATATGTTGTCGAACAGCCGAAAAGGAAGCTTGTCCGAAACATGGCATGTCAAACAGTGAACATTCCTTCACCACCCTCTACGCCATCTACGTCAACGTATAGCTCCCCTGCCCCAAGTCCCGTCCCTAAACGGGTCCCCAGCCCAGACCCTACCCCTGAGCCCAGCCCCAGGATCATATCTCCACCCCCAAGTATACGGGAGCGTACACCATCACCGGAAGTAGAACCTCTTTCTCCATATGAACCAGCACCTATTCGCGGGTATAAAACGGCAATAATAAATATACAGGAACCGGAAATAGAACCCCAGGAGGAAGTGTTAGTGTTTTCTAAGCCATCACCTAGGATTGAGATACTACCCTCACCACCGCCACCACCGCCTCCGCCGGTAACGTATAGTATTTCTAGACCGGAACCTAACACGGTCGCTAACTCTTCTAATGATCCTTTGTATTTTTCTATTAATGTTAACTCACTTCCTGTCAAAGGTACACAACCTGGTGTGATTTCTCTACTTAACAACACGGCCCCAGTCCATGGGCAGAAAGGCTCTTTTCTTCCTCCTAAACCTCACTCTTCAAAGCGTTCACCTCGTTCTAAGAAAACTGTACCGGAAGTTGATAATGTAACGAGTCCTGATTACTTTATGTACTCTACAAACCCGAATGGTGGAGACCATAATAGCCCTGAACATAAGCCATCTCCATATATAGACTTGGGTAACTTTACTTATCCCTCGAATCCTTATTCAACTAAGTATCCCAATGATTCGTCAAAGTCAAGAAAGAATCGGAAGAAACCGAAATTGAAACAAGAACCGGAAATTTTGAATGTGGTGGATCCTGTTTACTATTCTGTACCTACTAAATATCTTCACTCTAAAGCTGCAACTCCTCCTCCTGTTGTGTATAACATCATCAAACCAGAACAGCATTCGGCACCAGAACCGGAACGGGAAGCTAACAAAGTAGTGGAACCTTCTAACGTTTCTCTAAAATCACGTACTGTAAAGCCTGTTCACAAAAAG aaaaaggAAGAAGCCTTACTCCGG GTGTTTACTAAGTCCGCAACAGCACTGTTCAAGGTCAAC CCAGTTCCTAAGGGGAAGTCGATGATGGTCCGTGTAGGGGGAGGCTGGATGAAGGTGGAGCACCACAGGAACCACCATATACCCCTCAAGGTCTACGAGCACAATCGTGACGCAAACCGCGACAAGTTCCTCTTCATAAAGTCGCGCTTCGCAACCAAGAAGAAATACGTACCTATAGCGTACCGGAAATACAGAGAGGAGATTGTCCGGGACCCATGGGATCCTTCTGTAAAATTAACCTGA
- the LOC138307809 gene encoding uncharacterized protein isoform X3, whose translation MRGAPSDVTGGELEFSESERVYGRGRIERQSETERRQAGNVESIGTVNLERLRQDGLRGRERSRQGTSMGYRDTRRVHSNRGGRVMTVPERRVVNHSTNRLGTENRVIVRNPDRRYVSGPPNRRHVSPSPERRRVSPSPERYYVRETVETKPQVETVDKEVETCCCGCVEVVDSLYCCTGVKMLRCTCLDSTDDEEEVKRETVKQTEQPKLEKQYLFYRTHDRAADYSDSYTDETESDTYDEIDTRRLVSRPRSATYEKRVMSRELENTTREYANVTRSSRLMSRPRSAEHARYVRKVQPVQTLRREQLAPTLPPRPPVYEREHHVSSKPPIIPPPLKPTQRHVGVQMTTKYVVEQPKRKLVRNMACQTVNIPSPPSTPSTSTYSSPAPSPVPKRVPSPDPTPEPSPRIISPPPSIRERTPSPEVEPLSPYEPAPIRGYKTAIINIQEPEIEPQEEVLVFSKPSPRIEILPSPPPPPPPPKKEEALLRVFTKSATALFKVNPVPKGKSMMVRVGGGWMKVEHHRNHHIPLKVYEHNRDANRDKFLFIKSRFATKKKYVPIAYRKYREEIVRDPWDPSVKLT comes from the exons CGTGAAAGGAGCCGACAAGGTACCAGTATGGGTTATCGGGATACTAGGAGGGTCCACTCCAACAGAGGAGGTAGGGTAATGACTGTCCCAGAACGAAGGGTTGTGAACCATTCTACAAACAGACTTGGTACGGAAAATAGAGTTATTGTCCGTAAtccggacagacgttacgtaagTGGTCCTCCGAACCGACGTCATGTTTCGCCGTCTCCGGAGAGACGTCGCGTGTCTCCGTCTCCCGAGCGTTATTATGTCCGGGAGACAGTAGAGACGAAACCACAGGTTGAGACAGTAGATAAAGAAGTGGAGACGTGTTGCTGTGGCTGTGTTGAGGTAGTAGACAGTCTTTATTGTTGTACCGGGGTCAAAATGCTCCGGTGCACGTGCCTGGATTCTACGGATGACGAGGAGGAGGTGAAACGGGAGACTGTTAAACAAACTGAGCAACCCAAATTAgagaaacaatatttattctaTCGGACACATGATCGTGCTGCGGATTATTCTGATTCCTATACGGATGAAACAGAATCGGACACTTACGACGAAATAGACACAAGGAGACTCGTATCTCGACCTCGCTCAGCAACATACGAAAAGCGCGTGATGTCACGTGAGTTAGAAAATACAACACGTGAGTATGCTAATGTGACTCGTTCATCCAGACTGATGTCAAGGCCACGATCTGCAGAGCACGCGCGGTATGTCAGGAAAGTACAACCCGTACAGACTCTCCGTCGGGAACAACTGGCACCGACACTTCCTCCTCGTCCTCCAGTCTACGAACGTGAACACCACGTATCCAGCAAACCTCCTATAATTCCACCTCCGCTAAAACCAACGCAGCGCCACGTCGGTGTTCAGATGACCACCAAATATGTTGTCGAACAGCCGAAAAGGAAGCTTGTCCGAAACATGGCATGTCAAACAGTGAACATTCCTTCACCACCCTCTACGCCATCTACGTCAACGTATAGCTCCCCTGCCCCAAGTCCCGTCCCTAAACGGGTCCCCAGCCCAGACCCTACCCCTGAGCCCAGCCCCAGGATCATATCTCCACCCCCAAGTATACGGGAGCGTACACCATCACCGGAAGTAGAACCTCTTTCTCCATATGAACCAGCACCTATTCGCGGGTATAAAACGGCAATAATAAATATACAGGAACCGGAAATAGAACCCCAGGAGGAAGTGTTAGTGTTTTCTAAGCCATCACCTAGGATTGAGATACTACCCTCACCACCGCCACCACCGCCTCCGCCG aaaaaggAAGAAGCCTTACTCCGG GTGTTTACTAAGTCCGCAACAGCACTGTTCAAGGTCAAC CCAGTTCCTAAGGGGAAGTCGATGATGGTCCGTGTAGGGGGAGGCTGGATGAAGGTGGAGCACCACAGGAACCACCATATACCCCTCAAGGTCTACGAGCACAATCGTGACGCAAACCGCGACAAGTTCCTCTTCATAAAGTCGCGCTTCGCAACCAAGAAGAAATACGTACCTATAGCGTACCGGAAATACAGAGAGGAGATTGTCCGGGACCCATGGGATCCTTCTGTAAAATTAACCTGA
- the LOC138307809 gene encoding serine/arginine repetitive matrix protein 1-like isoform X2, translating to MRGAPSDVTGGELEFSESERVYGRGRIERQSETERRQAGNVESIGTVNLERLRQDGLRGRERSRQGTSMGYRDTRRVHSNRGGRVMTVPERRVVNHSTNRLGTENRVIVRNPDRRYVSGPPNRRHVSPSPERRRVSPSPERYYVRETVETKPQVETVDKEVETCCCGCVEVVDSLYCCTGVKMLRCTCLDSTDDEEEVKRETVKQTEQPKLEKQYLFYRTHDRAADYSDSYTDETESDTYDEIDTRRLVSRPRSATYEKRVMSRELENTTREYANVTRSSRLMSRPRSAEHARYVRKVQPVQTLRREQLAPTLPPRPPVYEREHHVSSKPPIIPPPLKPTQRHVGVQMTTKYVVEQPKRKLVRNMACQTVNIPSPPSTPSTSTYSSPAPSPVPKRVPSPDPTPEPSPRIISPPPSIRERTPSPEVEPLSPYEPAPIRGYKTAIINIQEPEIEPQEEVLVFSKPSPRIEILPSPPPPPPPPVTYSISRPEPNTVANSSNDPLYFSINVNSLPVKGTQPGVISLLNNTAPVHGQKGSFLPPKPHSSKRSPRSKKTVPEVDNVTSPDYFMYSTNPNGGDHNSPEHKPSPYIDLGNFTYPSNPYSTKYPNDSSKSRKNRKKPKLKQEPEILNVVDPVYYSVPTKYLHSKAATPPPVVYNIIKPEQHSAPEPEREANKVVEPSNVSLKSRTVKPVHKKKKEEALLRPVPKGKSMMVRVGGGWMKVEHHRNHHIPLKVYEHNRDANRDKFLFIKSRFATKKKYVPIAYRKYREEIVRDPWDPSVKLT from the exons CGTGAAAGGAGCCGACAAGGTACCAGTATGGGTTATCGGGATACTAGGAGGGTCCACTCCAACAGAGGAGGTAGGGTAATGACTGTCCCAGAACGAAGGGTTGTGAACCATTCTACAAACAGACTTGGTACGGAAAATAGAGTTATTGTCCGTAAtccggacagacgttacgtaagTGGTCCTCCGAACCGACGTCATGTTTCGCCGTCTCCGGAGAGACGTCGCGTGTCTCCGTCTCCCGAGCGTTATTATGTCCGGGAGACAGTAGAGACGAAACCACAGGTTGAGACAGTAGATAAAGAAGTGGAGACGTGTTGCTGTGGCTGTGTTGAGGTAGTAGACAGTCTTTATTGTTGTACCGGGGTCAAAATGCTCCGGTGCACGTGCCTGGATTCTACGGATGACGAGGAGGAGGTGAAACGGGAGACTGTTAAACAAACTGAGCAACCCAAATTAgagaaacaatatttattctaTCGGACACATGATCGTGCTGCGGATTATTCTGATTCCTATACGGATGAAACAGAATCGGACACTTACGACGAAATAGACACAAGGAGACTCGTATCTCGACCTCGCTCAGCAACATACGAAAAGCGCGTGATGTCACGTGAGTTAGAAAATACAACACGTGAGTATGCTAATGTGACTCGTTCATCCAGACTGATGTCAAGGCCACGATCTGCAGAGCACGCGCGGTATGTCAGGAAAGTACAACCCGTACAGACTCTCCGTCGGGAACAACTGGCACCGACACTTCCTCCTCGTCCTCCAGTCTACGAACGTGAACACCACGTATCCAGCAAACCTCCTATAATTCCACCTCCGCTAAAACCAACGCAGCGCCACGTCGGTGTTCAGATGACCACCAAATATGTTGTCGAACAGCCGAAAAGGAAGCTTGTCCGAAACATGGCATGTCAAACAGTGAACATTCCTTCACCACCCTCTACGCCATCTACGTCAACGTATAGCTCCCCTGCCCCAAGTCCCGTCCCTAAACGGGTCCCCAGCCCAGACCCTACCCCTGAGCCCAGCCCCAGGATCATATCTCCACCCCCAAGTATACGGGAGCGTACACCATCACCGGAAGTAGAACCTCTTTCTCCATATGAACCAGCACCTATTCGCGGGTATAAAACGGCAATAATAAATATACAGGAACCGGAAATAGAACCCCAGGAGGAAGTGTTAGTGTTTTCTAAGCCATCACCTAGGATTGAGATACTACCCTCACCACCGCCACCACCGCCTCCGCCGGTAACGTATAGTATTTCTAGACCGGAACCTAACACGGTCGCTAACTCTTCTAATGATCCTTTGTATTTTTCTATTAATGTTAACTCACTTCCTGTCAAAGGTACACAACCTGGTGTGATTTCTCTACTTAACAACACGGCCCCAGTCCATGGGCAGAAAGGCTCTTTTCTTCCTCCTAAACCTCACTCTTCAAAGCGTTCACCTCGTTCTAAGAAAACTGTACCGGAAGTTGATAATGTAACGAGTCCTGATTACTTTATGTACTCTACAAACCCGAATGGTGGAGACCATAATAGCCCTGAACATAAGCCATCTCCATATATAGACTTGGGTAACTTTACTTATCCCTCGAATCCTTATTCAACTAAGTATCCCAATGATTCGTCAAAGTCAAGAAAGAATCGGAAGAAACCGAAATTGAAACAAGAACCGGAAATTTTGAATGTGGTGGATCCTGTTTACTATTCTGTACCTACTAAATATCTTCACTCTAAAGCTGCAACTCCTCCTCCTGTTGTGTATAACATCATCAAACCAGAACAGCATTCGGCACCAGAACCGGAACGGGAAGCTAACAAAGTAGTGGAACCTTCTAACGTTTCTCTAAAATCACGTACTGTAAAGCCTGTTCACAAAAAG aaaaaggAAGAAGCCTTACTCCGG CCAGTTCCTAAGGGGAAGTCGATGATGGTCCGTGTAGGGGGAGGCTGGATGAAGGTGGAGCACCACAGGAACCACCATATACCCCTCAAGGTCTACGAGCACAATCGTGACGCAAACCGCGACAAGTTCCTCTTCATAAAGTCGCGCTTCGCAACCAAGAAGAAATACGTACCTATAGCGTACCGGAAATACAGAGAGGAGATTGTCCGGGACCCATGGGATCCTTCTGTAAAATTAACCTGA